One genomic window of Corticium candelabrum chromosome 9, ooCorCand1.1, whole genome shotgun sequence includes the following:
- the LOC134183879 gene encoding uncharacterized protein LOC134183879 gives MEENRDTPMESMEHETNRERDGECERKSSVQEALSRKLSNRMNTREMYERGIMRVPAEMTMSPQLHARRTELERAKAADVLKRKINSRPDKTDLIRGNILKDTSAHASLQDAQMQLKRRQIEDDLNERMFNRPGPLELVEKHILEDSEMMEMLRSGDVSYRKTSDTTQRRRSSILNPLERMALDAANIPEEDTSLPVDGGEGMDYNVETRVDVKTENSVSPARRRRKGIVEPPVDLSLLTTHFSTDFISSSDNIVSTAADVSVEEKMTAKSLQDSSMPVVNANQMDSSVNMNGDGMSFFMSDEFHLNSSNFMNPISPGLSDARSSSLSNISSPSLMDLPSPGQTNLMSPKLTNFVSKVTGEHLDEDPMEKAIVENTNAKSPAMSVSSQDLSKPSTPATPEVVEVSQGPAVLTVREETGKKKETYRSGKGGASPRPGKRRRNKKPLQWKMHYYNPPSQNPASFSQEKPTTTSVPNSPYQILIQQQQIYMHLQLMFQQMQQTAAAAGVQSNILNSAGNPQQFYKEKVTSKLVSQPNHILPVVTTSSYSSVPVPPPAPPLPTSQITSLPAGQITVPSTIVAANAVGNTHTVIGHVESTDPLKILESFTMPMLKEELKKRGLPVSGNKKELINRLKEYADVVSLAPGMKGKTQPVQPMSLDLSVGSTVLSQSFRDRSASLSSSYRSSLTSSRVDGSLVKSPLEEMRQLEQTVGGWSGQDSRVTQDCRRGSGPARLETYAHVDGHNQQINQAIYTGSQPLSHLPLGVQQRVTNELYSSGPQYVTMEGISTDAIPGSVVQDCNDSALSLTSPPLPPPQRQPGRLTIIPNGVITHRPNSPQSPLQSPRPLRRYVVEVEGLKREYDRQSQLLESQPHGTPPTTLFDFDSNPSSTVNSREQSPRTLSPVAQLGVFPGINGSSSVGIPVTGIHELDQLQAITYGSPNQGSLVGSNPVMINQAAMGSPSELYMGFSPQVGDQLFAGISPCENSPVGSSYLSHMLEVDSGSLHNSHFQSNGPTMLAGGGRSSSLTRTRFQPEGGQTPEQHRSPLMDSTSEPYLPDLDPNMVLSGPFLSPRNSSGPKAGLDWLDCASSLPPFACSDSGLGSHSGGSHGGSNSLLQDSYQPITPQFEFDAVDSEYQHPTELKPSHLLPDYFPATGQVPFGHMGWSSWQG, from the exons ATGGAAGAAAACCGTGACACGCCGATGGAGTCGATGGAGCACGAGACGAACAGGGAGAGAGATGGAGAGTGCGAACGCAAGTCGTCCGTGCAGGAAG CTCTCTCGCGCAAGTTGTCGAACCGTATGAACACACGAGAGATGTACGAACGCGGCATCATGAGAG TGCCGGCCGAGATGACGATGTCGCCTCAACTACACGCCAGACGGACGGAGCTGGAACGTGCTAAG GCAGCAGACGTGCTCAAGCGAAAAATAAACTCGCGCCCCGACAAGACTGATCTGATTCGTGGAAATATTCTGAAAG ACAcgtctgcgcatgcgtcgcTGCAAGATGCACAGATGCAGTTGAAACGTCGGCAGATTGAAGACGATTTGAATGAGCGGATGTTCAACCGACCTGGACCTCTGGAGCTGGTTGAGAAACATATTCTCGAGGACAGTGAAATGATGGAAATGCTTCGGTCTGGCGATGTTTCGTATAGGAAGACGAGTGACACAACACAGAGACGGAGATCATCTATTCTCAATCCTCTGGAAAGAATGGCTTTGGATGCAGCTAATATTCCTGAAGAAGATACCTCACTTCCAGTAGACGGTGGAGAAGGAATGGATTATAATGTGGAGACACGTGTGGATGTCAAGACAGAAAACTCTGTCTCTCCAGCTAGAAGGAGACGCAAGGGGATTGTGGAACCTCCAGTTGACCTGTCATTGCTGACAACCCATTTTTCCACTGATTTCATAAGCAGTTCTGATAACATAGTTTCTACTGCTGCTGATGTTAGTGTTGAAGAAAAGATGACAGCAAAGTCTCTTCAAGACAGTAGCATGCCTGTTGTTAATGCCAACCAAATGGATTCATCAGTCAACATGAATGGTGATGGAATGAGTTTTTTCATGTCAGATGAATTTCATCTTAATTCTTCTAATTTCATGAATCCAATTTCACCAGGACTAAGTGATGCAAGAAGTTCATCGTTATCAAATATTTCAAGTCCTTCATTGATGGATCTCCCCAGTCCCGGACAGACCAACTTGATGTCTCCCAAGTTGACAAATTTTGTCTCTAAAGTTACAGGAGAACATCTCGATGAAGATCCTATGGAAAAGGCAATTGTGGAGAACACAAATGCAAAGTCACCAGCAATGTCAGTTTCTTCCCAAGATTTGTCAAAACCATCAACTCCAGCAACCCCTGAAGTTGTTGAAGTGTCACAAGGACCTGCTGTGCTCACAGTTAGAGAAGAGACTGGAAAAAAGAAGGAAACGTATCGAAGTGGTAAAGGTGGGGCATCCCCAAGACCAGGTAAGCGACGTCGAAATAAGAAACCACTACAATGGAAAATGCATTACTATAATCCTCCCAGTCAGAACCCAGCATCGTTCTCTCAGGAAAAACCTACTACCACTTCTGTCCCTAACTCACCGTATCAAATTCTTATTCAACAACAGCAGATTTACATGCACCTTCAGCTTATGTTTCAGCAGATGCAACAGACAGCTGCTGCAGCAGGAGTTCAGAGTAACATATTGAATAGTGCTGGGAATCCACAACAGTTTTATAAGGAAAAAGTAACAAGTAAACTTGTCAGTCAACCAAACCACATACTTCCAGTAGTAACTACATCCAGTTACTCATCAGTCCCAGTGCCACCCCCAGCTCCTCCTCTTCCAACTTCACAGATCACAAGTCTTCCTGCTGGTCAAATTACTGTCCCAAGCACTATAGTCGCTGCAAATGCTgttggaaacacacacacagtcattGGCCATGTGGAAAGCACCGATCCACTGAAAATCCTTGAGAGTTTCACAATGCCAATGTTAAAGGAAGAACTAAAGAAACGAGGCCTTCCAGTATCTGGGAACAAGAAAGAATTAATAAATCGACTGAAGGAGTATGCAGATGTTGTGTCGCTTGCACCGGGGATGAAGGGAAAGACTCAGCCTGTGCAGCCAATGTCTCTAGATCTGAGTGTTGGAAGTACTGTTCTTAGCCAATCATTTAGAGACAGATCGGCATCATTGAGTTCTTCATATCGCTCTAGTCTGACATCTTCAAGAGTAGATGGAAGCTTAGTGAAGTCTCCTCTTGAAGAAATGCGACAGTTGGAACAGACAGTGGGTGGATGGTCTGGGCAGGACAGTCGAGTCACTCAAGACTGTAGAAGAGGATCTGGACCAGCGCGTCTTGAGACGTACGCACATGTTGATGGTCATAATCAACAGATTAATCAAGCAATCTATACGGGATCTCAACCGCTTAGTCATCTACCATTAGGTGTACAGCAGAGAGTCACTAATGAGTTGTATTCATCTGGACCTCAATATGTCACTATGGAAGGAATATCCACTGATGCCATTCCGGGTTCGGTTGTGCAAGATTGTAATGATAGTGCACTATCTCTTACATCACCTCCACTTCCTCCTCCTCAACGCCAACCGGGACGATTAACTATCATTCCAAACGGTGTAATCACTCATCGACCGAACTCACCGCAATCCCCTTTGCAGTCACCTAGACCTTTAAGAAGATATGTAGTGGAAGTTGAGGGTCTCAAACGAGAGTATGATCGTCAATCCCAGTTGCTCGAGTCCCAACCCCATGGAACGCCTCCAACTACcttgtttgattttgattcTAATCCTTCGTCTACAGTAAATTCACGTGAGCAGTCTCCACGAACTTTGTCCCCTGTGGCACAACTGGGTGTGTTTCCTGGTATAAATGGCTCTAGTTCTGTTGGAATTCCTGTGACTGGAATACATGAACTTGATCAGCTGCAGGCAATAACTTATGGTTCTCCAAATCAAGGGTCACTTGTGGGGTCAAACCCGGTGATGATCAATCAAGCTGCAATGGGTAGCCCGTCCGAGCTATACATGGGATTTAGTCCACAGGTGGGAGATCAGTTGTTTGCTG GAATCTCCCCATGTGAGAACTCACCGGTGGGATCATCGTACTTGAGCCATATGCTGGAAGTGGATTCAGGCAGTCTGCACAACAGTCACTTTCAATCCAATGGTCCTACTATGCTGGCTGGAGGAGGTAGGTCATCTTCACTAACGAGAACTCGCTTCCAACCTGAAGGAGGACAGACACCTGAACAGCATCGCTCACCGCTAATGGACTCTACATCTGAACCATATCTACCTGACTTGGATCCAAACATGGTTCTCAGTGGTCCATTTCTTTCGCCAAGAAATAGTTCGGGGCCCAAAGCAGGTCTTGATTGGCTTGACTGTGCATCTAGTCTTCCACCATTTGCTTGTTCAGATAGTGGATTAGGTAGTCATTCTGGTGGATCACATGGAGGTTCAAATTCGCTATTGCAAGATTCATATCAGCCGATCACGCCTCAATTTGAATTTGATGCTGTGGATTCTGAGTATCAACACCCAACTGAACTGAAGCCTTCACATTTGCTGCCAGATTATTTTCCAGCAACAGGACAGGTGCCATTTGGACATATGGGATGGAGTAGTTGGCAGGGTTAG
- the LOC134183881 gene encoding histone H3.3 yields the protein MARTKQTARKSTGGKAPRKQLATKAARKSAPSTGGVKKPHRYRPGTVALREIRRYQKSTELLIRKLPFQRLVREIAQDFKTDLRFQSAAIGALQEAAEAYLVGLFEDTNLCAIHAKRVTIMPKDIQLARRIRGERA from the exons ATGGCTCGTACAAAGCAAACGGCTCGAAAGTCGACGGGAGGAAAGGCTCCCCGTAAACAGTTGGCCACAAAAGCAGCACGAAAGAGCGCGCCATCAACGGGAGGAGTGAAGAAACCGCATCGTTACAGGCCGGGGACTGTCGCTCTGCGAGAAATCCGTCGTTACCAGAAGTCGACGGAGTTGCTTATCCGAAAACTGCCTTTTCAACGGCTTGTGCGCGAGATCGCTCAAGATTTCAAGACAGATCTGCGCTTCCAGAGCGCAGCAATCGGAGCGCTTCAG GAAGCAGCAGAGGCGTATTTGGTCGGTCTCTTTGAGGATACCAACCTTTGTGCCATTCACGCAAAACGTGTGACGATCATGCCGAAGGATATTCAACTGGCGAGGAGGATCCGAGGGGAACGGGCTTGA